A genome region from Fibrobacter sp. UBA4297 includes the following:
- a CDS encoding tetraacyldisaccharide 4'-kinase produces MTSISALAMTLLAKPFHLVASAFYRLAYKLHHKLFLRPQPPIQVPVIIVGSYLAGGAGKTPFTIWYAKLLQRLGKRIAVLCHSVAWDEFIMMQREFGNDRLHSAEPFQIKVFSTKNRYKTAKEIQDKFDIILCDDGFEDTRFAGVHYICLDWHEPPTSWKSLLPSGPFRSLKQDHDERKVIHIDCLGANGIPPDIRFYIKSITNYIPGEPLSATIVCGLGTPYRFIEDINAFTKTSENASNIHIKKIIIRPDHDKHFTHIVQSELFCGNDIIISQKDACRLPQQLLCSPKIHIAIQETKISDKILELLLNIPS; encoded by the coding sequence ATGACAAGCATCAGCGCATTGGCAATGACTCTCTTAGCAAAACCTTTTCACCTTGTCGCTTCCGCATTCTACCGGCTTGCGTACAAGCTGCACCACAAGCTCTTTTTGCGACCGCAACCGCCTATCCAGGTTCCTGTCATCATCGTCGGGAGCTATTTGGCTGGCGGTGCCGGTAAGACGCCGTTTACCATCTGGTATGCCAAGCTTCTTCAAAGACTAGGCAAACGCATAGCCGTTCTTTGCCACAGCGTCGCATGGGATGAATTTATCATGATGCAGCGGGAATTTGGCAATGACAGATTGCATTCTGCCGAGCCATTTCAAATAAAAGTTTTCTCGACCAAAAACCGCTACAAGACTGCCAAGGAAATTCAGGACAAGTTCGATATCATCCTTTGCGATGACGGATTTGAAGACACGCGTTTCGCAGGCGTCCACTACATTTGCCTCGACTGGCACGAGCCCCCGACCTCTTGGAAAAGCCTTTTGCCGAGCGGTCCATTTCGCAGTCTCAAGCAAGACCACGACGAACGCAAAGTCATCCACATCGATTGCCTTGGCGCAAACGGCATTCCTCCCGACATCCGCTTCTATATCAAATCCATAACAAATTACATTCCCGGAGAGCCATTATCCGCCACAATTGTTTGCGGTCTCGGCACTCCATATCGTTTCATCGAAGACATCAACGCATTCACCAAAACGTCAGAAAATGCATCCAACATCCACATCAAAAAAATAATCATCCGTCCCGACCACGACAAGCATTTTACGCACATAGTCCAAAGCGAACTTTTCTGCGGTAACGACATTATTATTTCTCAAAAAGACGCCTGTCGCCTACCTCAGCAACTTCTTTGTTCTCCTAAAATTCATATTGCCATCCAGGAAACTAAAATTTCTGACAAAATTCTAGAGCTTTTATTAAACATTCCCTCCTAA
- a CDS encoding FISUMP domain-containing protein, translating to MKKKILSLGFIGVSTLFWACADDTSPVAPPPTSYIESSSSVFVGNSSSSAQQQTPTSSSSATAKDPTIKHVVVTEPAPGVNYPDIYNKPVFCFTEGCEKTVTPPSSSSKAQPTSSSNGGGITIDAPENKEPVVNGMTMTDTRDNNTYKLIQVGGKLWMAQDLNYAGATSECFNEQEANCASNGRLYTFNSAQRACPTGWRIPTREEAQAALDDESIPWSYSGRCKDGDCNFLGDMGFHWTSGTPQETDKKFSENGGSNGALIIVEKSPEYMKDKEGEDARFFQVDQKNKRFSIRCVQE from the coding sequence ATGAAGAAAAAAATTCTGTCTCTAGGTTTTATAGGTGTATCCACCCTATTTTGGGCCTGTGCGGACGACACAAGTCCAGTAGCGCCGCCCCCGACATCGTATATCGAGTCCTCGTCCTCCGTTTTTGTAGGAAATTCCTCCAGTTCCGCACAGCAACAAACGCCTACGTCTTCTTCCTCTGCCACAGCTAAAGACCCGACAATCAAGCACGTAGTCGTCACCGAACCGGCTCCAGGCGTCAACTACCCCGATATATACAACAAGCCCGTATTCTGCTTTACCGAAGGCTGTGAAAAGACGGTCACGCCGCCTTCGTCTTCGTCCAAGGCCCAACCCACCTCTTCTTCGAACGGTGGCGGTATCACCATTGACGCTCCCGAGAACAAGGAGCCCGTTGTGAACGGCATGACGATGACCGACACTCGCGACAACAATACTTACAAACTCATTCAAGTCGGCGGCAAGCTCTGGATGGCGCAAGACCTCAACTATGCAGGCGCCACAAGCGAATGCTTTAACGAACAAGAAGCCAACTGTGCCTCTAACGGCAGACTTTACACGTTCAATTCCGCCCAGAGGGCATGTCCCACCGGTTGGAGAATCCCGACCAGGGAAGAAGCACAAGCTGCACTCGACGACGAGTCCATTCCTTGGAGCTATAGCGGACGCTGCAAGGACGGCGACTGCAACTTCCTTGGCGATATGGGTTTCCACTGGACATCAGGCACTCCACAGGAAACAGACAAGAAGTTCAGCGAAAATGGCGGCAGCAACGGCGCCCTCATCATCGTGGAGAAATCTCCTGAATACATGAAGGACAAGGAAGGCGAAGACGCAAGGTTCTTCCAGGTTGACCAGAAGAACAAGCGTTTCAGCATCCGCTGCGTCCAAGAATAA
- a CDS encoding Fur family transcriptional regulator: MQETASILKDHGIRPSLQRVCVYQYLRGVKTHPTVDEIYMALLPKYPSLSRTTVYNTLELLLENNLAISLDFGDGFLRYDADCSPHSHFKCKKCGKVYDIFVAPPDCTQMIPAGFTLQGTSLYMFGLCDKCTVGEGGKN; the protein is encoded by the coding sequence ATGCAAGAAACGGCAAGCATACTCAAGGATCATGGCATTAGGCCGTCGCTACAGAGGGTCTGTGTCTATCAATACCTGCGTGGCGTCAAGACGCATCCGACGGTCGATGAAATTTATATGGCGCTTTTGCCAAAATACCCGTCGCTTTCGCGCACGACGGTCTACAATACATTGGAGCTTTTGCTAGAAAACAATCTCGCGATTTCGCTTGATTTTGGCGACGGTTTCTTGCGCTACGATGCGGACTGCTCTCCGCATAGCCATTTCAAGTGCAAAAAGTGCGGCAAAGTCTATGATATCTTTGTGGCGCCGCCAGATTGCACACAAATGATTCCTGCAGGCTTTACCTTGCAGGGTACTTCGCTCTATATGTTTGGGCTATGCGACAAGTGCACGGTCGGTGAGGGCGGAAAAAATTAA
- a CDS encoding TrkH family potassium uptake protein, whose product MLRSKYQMLTDSLSENIFKTKTQANPIMLVVLAYLLLIAIGTALLSMPQATTRSVSLIEAFFTSMSAVCVTGLSVVDISSTYTDIGHWILVALMQLGGLGIMTASTTLILLAGMHPGFSHQTVFLSEFTQEGSIDAGRILRAVIPFTFVLELIGGIVYFTQFNTMELYDRILCSTFQAVSSFCGVGFTLFPDSLISFQYNPAINITTCILVLAGGFGFLAIAELRYLIDFKHKEVRRLSLHTRIATYGTFIVIGVSTLVFAFTEWNNLFSGHTFGENAQSVLFMTFSSRTAGLNSVNIPDLTQASLFFFIIIMFIGANPGSCGGGIKITTAAVIGLLGINRLLGREKTQVMGRTIPNSTIDKAIRIFVVAMVVIATATLILLCTEIPSGTAYTANGTPFLKILFEVVSAYATCGLSMGLTEELSTIGKIVICGVMFIGRMGPLFLISAVAGKLQDTAYYAEEDIMVG is encoded by the coding sequence ATGCTACGTTCAAAGTACCAGATGCTCACGGATTCACTTTCCGAGAACATTTTCAAGACAAAGACTCAGGCAAACCCCATTATGCTGGTGGTGCTCGCCTATCTCCTGCTCATTGCCATCGGCACTGCGCTATTAAGCATGCCGCAAGCGACAACGCGCTCCGTGAGCCTCATCGAAGCATTTTTCACCTCCATGTCTGCCGTCTGCGTCACCGGGCTTTCCGTCGTCGACATCTCTTCTACATACACAGATATAGGGCACTGGATTCTTGTCGCCCTGATGCAACTTGGCGGGCTTGGCATCATGACCGCATCCACGACGCTCATCCTGCTTGCCGGCATGCACCCGGGCTTTAGCCACCAAACCGTATTCCTTTCAGAATTCACGCAGGAAGGTAGCATTGACGCAGGCCGCATCCTCCGCGCCGTGATCCCCTTTACGTTTGTTCTGGAACTGATTGGCGGCATCGTCTACTTCACGCAGTTCAACACGATGGAACTCTACGACCGCATCTTGTGCTCCACATTCCAGGCGGTGAGTTCTTTCTGCGGCGTAGGCTTTACACTGTTTCCCGATTCGCTCATTAGCTTCCAGTACAACCCGGCCATAAACATCACCACCTGCATCCTCGTGCTTGCGGGCGGCTTTGGATTTTTGGCCATTGCAGAACTGCGCTACCTAATAGATTTCAAGCACAAGGAAGTCCGCCGTCTCTCGTTACACACGCGCATCGCCACCTACGGAACGTTCATCGTCATTGGCGTAAGCACGCTCGTCTTTGCCTTTACCGAATGGAACAACCTCTTTAGCGGGCACACCTTCGGCGAAAATGCGCAGTCCGTCCTTTTCATGACATTCTCAAGCCGCACGGCAGGGCTCAATTCCGTAAACATCCCCGACCTCACGCAAGCATCGCTATTTTTCTTTATCATTATCATGTTCATCGGCGCAAACCCCGGTAGCTGTGGTGGCGGCATCAAGATTACGACGGCAGCAGTCATCGGGCTCCTCGGCATAAACAGGCTCCTCGGCAGGGAAAAGACCCAGGTCATGGGTCGCACCATCCCAAACAGCACCATCGACAAGGCCATTCGAATTTTCGTCGTCGCCATGGTCGTGATTGCAACAGCAACACTCATCCTCCTCTGCACCGAAATCCCCTCCGGCACCGCCTATACAGCAAACGGCACCCCGTTCCTCAAGATTCTGTTTGAAGTCGTGAGTGCGTATGCCACTTGCGGACTTTCCATGGGACTCACCGAAGAACTTTCCACTATCGGAAAAATCGTCATCTGCGGCGTGATGTTCATCGGCCGCATGGGCCCGCTCTTCCTCATTTCCGCGGTCGCAGGCAAGCTCCAAGACACCGCCTATTACGCCGAAGAAGATATAATGGTGGGGTAG
- a CDS encoding potassium channel family protein: protein MASRQFVIIGLGNSANYLARHLTSLGHDIMVIDSHPEKVQDFASMVSQAVVADSTRKKQLASIPSLTKADSVIVCIGDNLEASLLTILNLKELGVKHIIAKSSSAEHTSILEKLGVTDIFHPERDAAISLAERLNRPNMVDFLPFMEGYSIVEIVCPKNFVGKTLKTLSLTHKYGVQVIAIRDPQEPTPKIGNIADVILQEDDVLFIIGPNEALDKLKD from the coding sequence ATGGCTTCTAGACAATTCGTTATTATCGGTCTTGGAAATTCGGCAAACTACCTTGCCCGTCACTTGACGTCGCTGGGTCATGACATCATGGTCATCGACTCGCATCCCGAAAAAGTCCAGGACTTCGCCAGCATGGTCTCGCAAGCCGTTGTCGCCGACAGTACCCGCAAAAAGCAGCTCGCCTCCATCCCGTCTTTAACCAAGGCGGATAGCGTCATTGTCTGCATCGGTGATAATTTGGAAGCATCCCTCCTCACCATCCTGAACCTGAAAGAACTCGGCGTAAAGCACATCATCGCAAAGTCGAGCAGTGCAGAACACACGAGCATTTTGGAAAAGCTCGGCGTTACGGACATTTTCCACCCGGAACGCGACGCCGCCATAAGCCTCGCCGAACGCTTGAACCGCCCGAACATGGTGGACTTCCTCCCGTTCATGGAAGGCTACTCTATCGTAGAAATCGTCTGTCCCAAGAACTTTGTCGGTAAAACGCTTAAGACTTTGTCGCTCACGCACAAGTACGGCGTGCAGGTGATCGCCATCCGCGACCCGCAGGAGCCGACGCCCAAGATTGGTAACATCGCAGACGTCATCCTGCAAGAAGACGACGTGCTGTTCATCATCGGGCCAAACGAAGCCCTCGACAAACTGAAAGATTAA
- a CDS encoding ABC-F family ATP-binding cassette domain-containing protein, with protein MQVLLDGASMLVADHERVGLVGRNGCGKSTLFKMILGQECLDGGNIDIPKGYTIGYLQQHIKFTHPTVHEEACSVLKVNEDGWLEEHKVEAILFGLGFDEESMQKDPMLLSGGFQIRLNLAKVLASEPDMLLLDEPTNYLDIVSMRWLSRFLRAWKGEVLLITHDHHFMDEVCTHTVGIHRHKMRKVKGSVEKLRETIAEEEEVAMRTQENEQRKKEQLERVIERFRYKAAKAAMVQSKIKAAAKLATGERLTHERNLDFNFKNAEFPGKRMLQIHGLHFAYKNENGYGPELISDLEMEVFKGDRIAIIGPNGRGKTTLLNLIAKEFEPTQGTINYNPNLKINYFGQTNINRLNLENTVEEEIASAIADVSQKSRARSLAGVMMFSGDTAMKKVKVLSGGERSRVLLGKILANESNMLLLDEPTNHLDMESIESLIDALEDYDGTALVVTHDEELLHAFATRLIVFDGGKCRIFEGTYADFLEKVGWASEKKPGGANSANIKVSNIDVTDDKPVSSTPRTKEDRRARADYIAERSKVIKPLEKETARLEAEIAKAEALGGELEAKLVAASESGDGNAITSIAKDMDENKKLTEELYAAWEKASAELEAAKDKYKLD; from the coding sequence ATGCAGGTCCTTTTGGATGGCGCTAGCATGCTTGTTGCCGACCATGAACGCGTCGGTCTTGTAGGTCGCAACGGTTGCGGCAAATCGACCCTTTTCAAGATGATTCTCGGGCAGGAATGTCTTGATGGCGGTAACATCGACATCCCGAAGGGCTATACGATTGGCTATTTGCAGCAGCACATCAAGTTCACGCACCCGACGGTTCACGAAGAAGCGTGCAGCGTGCTCAAGGTGAATGAGGACGGCTGGCTCGAAGAACACAAGGTCGAGGCGATTCTCTTTGGTCTTGGCTTTGACGAAGAGAGCATGCAGAAAGACCCGATGCTTTTGTCGGGCGGTTTCCAGATCCGTCTGAATTTGGCGAAGGTCTTGGCGTCGGAACCGGACATGCTTTTGCTCGATGAACCGACGAACTATCTGGACATTGTTTCCATGCGTTGGCTCAGCCGCTTTTTGCGCGCGTGGAAGGGCGAAGTGCTCTTGATTACGCATGACCACCATTTTATGGACGAGGTCTGTACGCACACGGTGGGGATTCACCGCCACAAGATGCGCAAGGTCAAGGGTTCGGTCGAAAAGCTGCGCGAGACGATTGCCGAAGAAGAAGAAGTGGCAATGCGCACGCAAGAAAACGAGCAGCGCAAAAAGGAACAGCTTGAGCGTGTCATTGAACGTTTCCGTTACAAGGCGGCAAAGGCTGCGATGGTGCAGTCAAAGATTAAGGCTGCGGCAAAGCTTGCGACGGGCGAGCGTCTCACGCACGAACGCAACCTGGATTTCAATTTCAAGAATGCGGAATTTCCGGGCAAGCGCATGTTGCAAATCCATGGACTCCATTTTGCGTACAAGAACGAAAACGGTTACGGTCCGGAGCTGATTAGCGACCTTGAAATGGAAGTGTTCAAGGGCGACCGCATTGCGATTATCGGCCCGAACGGTCGTGGTAAAACGACGCTCTTGAACTTGATTGCGAAAGAATTTGAACCGACCCAGGGTACAATCAATTACAATCCGAACCTCAAGATAAATTACTTTGGACAGACGAATATCAACCGTCTGAATCTTGAAAATACGGTCGAAGAAGAAATTGCAAGTGCGATTGCGGATGTGTCGCAGAAGAGCCGTGCGCGTAGCCTCGCGGGTGTGATGATGTTCAGCGGCGACACTGCCATGAAGAAGGTCAAGGTGCTTTCGGGTGGTGAACGCAGCCGTGTGCTTTTGGGCAAGATTTTGGCGAACGAAAGCAACATGCTTTTGCTTGACGAACCGACGAACCACTTGGACATGGAAAGCATCGAGAGCTTGATTGATGCGCTCGAAGATTACGATGGCACCGCGCTTGTCGTGACGCATGACGAAGAACTGCTGCACGCTTTTGCGACGCGCCTCATCGTCTTCGACGGTGGTAAGTGCCGTATCTTCGAAGGCACTTACGCGGACTTCCTTGAAAAGGTTGGCTGGGCTTCTGAAAAGAAGCCGGGCGGCGCGAACTCCGCAAACATCAAGGTCTCGAATATCGACGTCACGGACGACAAGCCCGTGAGTTCGACGCCGCGCACCAAGGAAGACCGCAGGGCGCGAGCAGACTACATTGCCGAACGCAGCAAGGTCATCAAGCCGCTCGAAAAAGAGACCGCGCGCCTCGAAGCAGAAATCGCGAAGGCCGAAGCTCTCGGCGGCGAACTTGAAGCAAAGCTTGTGGCCGCTTCGGAATCTGGCGACGGCAATGCGATTACGTCCATCGCAAAAGATATGGACGAAAACAAGAAGCTGACCGAAGAACTTTACGCCGCCTGGGAAAAGGCAAGTGCCGAACTTGAAGCCGCGAAAGACAAGTACAAGTTAGACTAG
- a CDS encoding NADH-quinone oxidoreductase subunit A, translating to MSNVEIFDTTFAMTILVIMALCIPTILLVANWVLHPGKIKHTIIKGSAYECGLAHVSGTANERYPVKYYMVAMLFLVFDLEVAFIYPWTIQFLAGGWELLFILLGFLLILEAGYIYLLKKGVLDWNSVKD from the coding sequence ATGAGTAATGTTGAAATTTTCGACACCACCTTCGCCATGACGATTCTCGTGATTATGGCGCTTTGCATCCCCACGATTCTTCTTGTTGCCAACTGGGTGCTTCATCCGGGCAAGATTAAGCATACGATTATCAAGGGTTCAGCCTACGAATGCGGTCTTGCACATGTCTCCGGCACGGCAAACGAACGCTATCCGGTGAAGTATTACATGGTGGCAATGCTATTCCTGGTGTTCGACCTTGAAGTCGCCTTTATCTATCCTTGGACCATCCAGTTCCTCGCTGGCGGCTGGGAACTCTTGTTCATCCTCCTTGGCTTCCTTTTGATTCTCGAAGCCGGCTACATCTACCTCTTGAAGAAGGGTGTGCTGGACTGGAATAGCGTTAAGGATTAA
- the aroC gene encoding chorismate synthase yields MSSTFGKIFSVTTWGESHGPAVGAVLDGCPAGLTITEEMIQAELNRRRPGQGKLTTPRNEKDTVKILSGVFEGKTTGTPISFVVFNEDQHSKDYADIAKWYRPGHADLCYDLKYGFRDYRGGGRSSARETIGRVAAGAVAKAFLKTVAGTEFLSWVSSIGTVDGAMPDLNTLSLEQIEASPVRCPDADASSKMEQAILEAKSKGDSVGGTVALLVKNVPAALGEPVFDRLDALLAQAMLSIPACKGFEIGSGFAAARMHGSEHNDEIYVEGNTYHTRTNNAGGSLGGISNGEPIYCRMAFKPTATISQLQKTAGRGYENGELAAKGRHDPCVAVRAPVIVESMAALVLADLYLQQKRNCLD; encoded by the coding sequence ATGTCAAGCACGTTTGGAAAGATATTTTCTGTCACAACATGGGGCGAATCCCATGGTCCTGCTGTCGGAGCCGTCCTCGACGGATGCCCCGCCGGTCTTACAATCACCGAAGAAATGATTCAGGCAGAACTGAATCGCAGGCGCCCGGGCCAGGGGAAACTCACGACTCCCCGTAACGAAAAAGATACGGTGAAAATTCTTTCCGGCGTTTTCGAAGGCAAGACGACTGGCACGCCCATCTCGTTCGTCGTATTTAACGAAGACCAGCACAGCAAGGACTACGCCGACATCGCCAAGTGGTACAGACCGGGGCACGCAGACCTCTGCTACGACCTCAAGTACGGGTTCCGCGATTACCGTGGCGGTGGCAGAAGTTCCGCCCGCGAGACCATCGGTCGCGTCGCCGCAGGCGCCGTCGCAAAAGCGTTTTTGAAAACCGTTGCAGGCACGGAATTCCTCTCGTGGGTTTCTTCCATTGGCACTGTCGATGGAGCCATGCCCGACTTGAATACGCTCTCGCTTGAACAGATTGAGGCCTCCCCCGTCCGCTGCCCGGATGCAGACGCCAGCTCCAAGATGGAACAAGCCATCCTGGAGGCGAAGTCCAAGGGCGATAGCGTCGGCGGAACAGTTGCGCTCCTCGTGAAAAACGTTCCCGCCGCCCTCGGCGAACCGGTGTTCGACAGGCTCGACGCACTCCTTGCACAGGCGATGCTTTCCATACCGGCATGCAAGGGTTTTGAAATCGGCAGTGGCTTTGCCGCAGCCCGCATGCACGGCAGCGAACACAACGACGAAATTTATGTTGAAGGCAACACCTACCACACGCGTACGAACAACGCGGGTGGTAGCCTTGGCGGCATCTCCAATGGTGAGCCGATTTATTGCCGTATGGCGTTCAAGCCGACCGCCACGATTTCGCAGTTGCAAAAGACCGCGGGCCGCGGTTACGAGAATGGTGAACTTGCCGCCAAGGGAAGGCACGATCCTTGCGTTGCTGTCCGCGCTCCCGTGATTGTCGAAAGCATGGCCGCGCTTGTGCTTGCAGACCTCTACCTGCAACAGAAGCGCAATTGCCTTGACTAA
- a CDS encoding ATP-binding cassette domain-containing protein has protein sequence MPILSAQNILLRFGGPPLLDNVSFDIEAGDRICLVGRNGEGKSTLLKVLTGEMEANSGEIVKKTGLKVSRMIQEIPAHLDGTVRDIVMGRVSVVSGGSVISKKILDDGAHNATAEAVLGKTGIDADASYDSLSGGQKRRVLFARAVAEDPDLLLLDEPTNHLDIPAIQWLEGIVTRLSCAVMFVSHDRAFVRRTATRIFELDRGRVRSWDFPYDKFVQFRDQALAEEEKANALFDKKLAEEEVWIRKGIQARRTRNEGRVRALIKMREERAARRSRTGNVNMQITEADRSGRLVARLKNVSYSYDGSPLISDFSTEISRGDRIGIVGPNGSGKTTLLRLILGELQPESGEVRLGSNLHIAYFDQMRTRLREDKSLIENIGDGQAYITLNGVKRHVLSYLQDFLFSADRARGPISALSGGERNRLLLACLFSHPSNVLVLDEPTNDLDMETLDLLAELLADYNGTVLTVSHDRAFLDSVATGILAIEEGGHVFEAVGGYSDYEANKKIRDKEAAQAARLAAEREAEKQARSNAGAGAASASPAPAKKKKRSYNEEREYAALPEKIEKLEKEIADYQLELSKPEVYTNATLIVELQKKIADDEALLEQAYERFEALDNLG, from the coding sequence ATGCCCATTTTGTCTGCTCAGAATATTTTGCTCCGTTTTGGTGGCCCGCCACTTTTAGACAATGTCTCGTTTGATATCGAGGCTGGTGACCGCATTTGCCTTGTGGGCCGTAATGGCGAGGGTAAGAGCACGCTTTTAAAGGTGCTCACAGGCGAGATGGAAGCGAATTCTGGAGAAATCGTAAAGAAGACGGGGCTTAAAGTCTCCCGCATGATTCAGGAAATCCCGGCGCATCTCGATGGAACTGTTCGCGACATTGTGATGGGCCGTGTGTCCGTGGTGAGCGGCGGTTCCGTGATTTCGAAAAAGATTTTGGACGATGGGGCGCACAATGCGACTGCCGAGGCGGTTCTTGGCAAAACGGGCATCGATGCGGATGCGTCTTACGATAGCCTGAGCGGTGGCCAGAAGCGCCGTGTGCTTTTCGCACGTGCCGTGGCCGAAGATCCGGACTTGCTTTTGCTCGATGAACCGACGAACCATTTGGACATTCCCGCCATCCAGTGGCTGGAAGGGATTGTGACGCGCCTTTCTTGTGCGGTGATGTTCGTGAGCCATGACCGTGCATTTGTCCGCCGCACGGCGACCCGCATTTTTGAACTGGACCGTGGCCGTGTGCGTAGCTGGGATTTTCCGTACGACAAGTTTGTGCAGTTCAGGGACCAGGCGCTTGCCGAAGAAGAAAAGGCGAATGCGCTTTTCGATAAGAAATTGGCTGAAGAAGAAGTATGGATCCGCAAGGGCATCCAGGCACGCCGTACGCGCAACGAGGGGCGAGTCCGCGCCTTGATTAAAATGCGCGAAGAACGCGCAGCCCGCCGCTCCCGTACGGGCAATGTGAACATGCAGATTACGGAAGCCGACCGTTCCGGGCGCCTCGTTGCGCGCCTCAAGAACGTGAGCTATTCATACGATGGGAGCCCGCTCATTAGCGATTTCTCGACTGAAATCAGCCGTGGCGACCGCATTGGCATTGTGGGGCCGAATGGCTCCGGCAAGACGACGCTTTTGCGCCTGATTTTGGGCGAACTCCAGCCGGAATCGGGTGAAGTGCGTTTGGGCAGTAACCTCCATATTGCGTATTTCGACCAGATGCGCACCCGCTTGCGCGAAGACAAGTCGCTTATTGAAAATATTGGCGACGGTCAGGCTTACATTACTTTGAACGGCGTCAAACGCCATGTGTTAAGTTATTTGCAAGACTTCTTGTTCTCGGCAGACCGTGCCCGTGGCCCGATCAGTGCGCTTAGCGGTGGCGAACGCAACCGCCTTTTGCTCGCGTGCCTCTTTAGCCACCCGAGCAATGTCCTGGTGCTTGACGAACCGACGAACGACTTGGACATGGAAACCCTCGACCTCTTGGCGGAACTTTTGGCCGACTATAACGGCACCGTCCTGACTGTCAGTCATGACCGTGCCTTCCTTGACTCCGTGGCGACCGGCATCCTCGCCATCGAAGAGGGGGGCCACGTCTTTGAAGCGGTCGGCGGTTACTCCGATTACGAGGCAAACAAGAAGATTCGCGACAAGGAAGCCGCCCAGGCCGCCCGCCTGGCCGCCGAACGCGAAGCCGAAAAGCAAGCCCGCTCAAATGCTGGCGCCGGCGCCGCCTCCGCGTCCCCCGCGCCCGCGAAAAAGAAAAAACGCAGCTACAACGAGGAGCGCGAATACGCCGCCCTCCCCGAAAAAATCGAAAAGCTTGAAAAGGAAATTGCCGACTACCAGCTGGAACTTTCCAAGCCCGAGGTCTACACGAACGCGACCCTCATCGTGGAGCTCCAGAAAAAGATTGCCGATGACGAGGCTTTGCTCGAACAGGCCTACGAGCGCTTCGAAGCCCTTGACAATTTGGGATGA
- a CDS encoding NADH peroxidase, with protein sequence MKVWVCKVCGYVHMGPEAPEECPQCHAPKSKFFEKVEQPAAGKIVWADEHKVGVAQGLDAEVVQGLRENFAGECTEVGMYLAMSRQADREGFPEVAEAYKRIAFEEAEHAAKFAELLGEVVYADTKKNLELRVAAEAGATEGKLALAKRAKELGYDAIHDTVHEMCKDEARHGSAFQGLLGRYFK encoded by the coding sequence ATGAAGGTCTGGGTTTGCAAAGTTTGCGGTTATGTTCACATGGGTCCGGAAGCTCCGGAAGAATGCCCGCAGTGCCATGCTCCGAAGAGCAAGTTCTTTGAAAAGGTCGAACAGCCTGCTGCTGGCAAGATCGTGTGGGCAGACGAACACAAGGTCGGTGTCGCTCAGGGCTTGGATGCCGAAGTGGTACAGGGCCTCCGTGAGAACTTTGCAGGTGAATGTACCGAAGTGGGTATGTACCTTGCAATGAGCCGTCAGGCAGATCGTGAAGGATTCCCGGAAGTGGCAGAAGCTTACAAGCGCATCGCTTTTGAAGAAGCGGAACACGCCGCCAAGTTCGCAGAACTCTTGGGTGAAGTTGTCTATGCCGATACCAAGAAGAACTTGGAACTCCGTGTGGCTGCCGAAGCGGGCGCAACCGAAGGCAAGCTCGCTCTTGCGAAGCGCGCCAAGGAACTCGGCTACGATGCCATCCATGATACCGTTCATGAAATGTGCAAGGACGAGGCTCGTCACGGCTCTGCTTTCCAGGGCTTGCTCGGACGCTACTTCAAGTAA